The following coding sequences lie in one Arachis hypogaea cultivar Tifrunner chromosome 9, arahy.Tifrunner.gnm2.J5K5, whole genome shotgun sequence genomic window:
- the LOC112711301 gene encoding actin-related protein 9 isoform X2 has protein sequence MDYLKTALPSQIMSERGSNLVVINPGSANVRIGLASQDTPFNIPHCIARHTKQVPRRNVQDQMLNSQITTAQHMEREKAYDVIASILKIPFLDEEAPSNAFPRKMGRVDGHNPHIIRKDLPFSWTNVYEVASMSSALETSSKDVTSESLDPKEDTDSKELRLSERKFREFICGEEALRISPAEPYCLNRPIRRGHLNISQHYSMQQVLEDLHTIWDWILVEKLHIPRNERNMYSAVLVLPETFDNREIKEMLSLVLQGLCFGSAVVHQEGLAAVFGNGLSTACVVNIGAQVTSLICIEDGGALPTTVKTLPFGGEDISRCLLWTQRHHQTWPQIRTDILTKPIDLLMLNQLKETYCEIKEGEHEAVAVVHSYEDRAPAGSHKTRLTALNVPPMGLFYPTLLVPDVYPPPPRTWFNDYEDMLEEPWHMEYTRPDTFYPNVGGGIPMWESYPIFASKPKREEKVGLAEAISNCILSTGRIDIQRKLFCSIQLTGGVALTNGLVSALEERVLHAIPPNEAIDTVEVLQSRMNPTFVPWKGGAILGVLDLGRDAWINREDWIQNGIHVGSNRKYKDSYYIQAQAMCYLNS, from the exons ATg GATTATCTTAAAACCGCTCTTCCTTCTCAAATAATGTCTGAAAGAGGTTCCAATCTGGTTGTCATCAACCCAG GCTCTGCAAATGTCAGAATTGGCTTGGCTTCACAGGATACCCCTTTCAATATCCCTCATTGCATTGCTCGCCACACTAAACAAGTTCCTAGGAGGAATGTCCAAGATCAG ATGCTTAATAGTCAGATTACAACTGCACAGCATATGGAAAGGGAGAAGGCTTATGATGTT ATTGCATCAATATTGAAGATACCATTTCTTGATGAAGAAGCACCGAGTAATGCATTCCCTCGTAAG ATGGGACGTGTTGATGGACATAATCCACATATTATTAGGAAAGATTTGCCCTTCTCTTGGACTAATGTATATGAGGTTGCTAGTATGTCTTCAGCTTTAG AGACATCAAGTAAAGATGTGACTAGCGAGTCTTTGGATCCAAAAGAAGATACAGATTCAAAGGAGCTTCGCCTGAGTGAACGAAAATTCAGAGAGTTCATCTGTGGGGAGGAAGCACTAAGAATATCACCAGCAGAACCATATTGTTTAAATCGTCCAATCCGCAGAGGACATTTGAATATTTCCCAACATTATTCCATGCAGCAG GTACTCGAGGATCTGCACACTATATGGGATTGGATTTTAGTAGAGAAACTGCATATTCCTCGTAATGAAAGAAATATGTATTCTGCGGTTCTTGTGTTGCCAGAAACATTTGATAATCGTG aaataaaagaaatgCTATCTTTAGTACTACAAGGTCTTTGTTTCGGCTCAGCAGTGGTGCACCAG GAAGGTCTTGCTGCTGTTTTTGGAAACGGATTATCAACGGCATGTGTTGTAAATATTGGTGCGCAAGTGACATCACTGATATGCATAGAG GATGGAGGTGCACTGCCAACCACTGTAAAAACTTTGCCTTTTGGTGGCGAG GATATATCAAGGTGCCTTCTCTGGACCCAAAGGCACCACCAGACATGGCCTCAAATTCGTACAGATATTTTGACAAAGCCTATAGATCTGTTAATGTTAAATCAACTTAAAGAGACATATTGTGAGATCAAA GAGGGAGAACATGAAGCTGTTGCTGTAGTTCATTCTTACGAGGACAGAGCACCAGCTGGATCTCACAAGACAAGACTTACTGCTCTAAAT GTTCCTCCGATGGGTTTGTTCTATCCTACGCTTCTTGTTCCTGATGTCTATCCTCCTCCACCTCGTACTTG GTTTAATGACTATGAGGATATGCTAGAAGAACCATGGCATATGGAATATACTCGTCCTGATACATTTTATCCCAATGTTGGTGGAGGAATACCAATGTGGGAAAGCTATCCAATTTTCGCAAGTAAgccaaaaagagaagaaaaagtagGCCTTGCGGAGGCTATTTCTAACTGCATTCTCTCAACTG GTCGCATAGACATCCAGAGAAAACTATTCTGTAGCATACAATTG ACTGGTGGAGTGGCTTTGACAAATGGTTTAGTTTCCGCATTAGAAGAAAG AGTCTTACATGCCATTCCTCCAAATGAAGCAATTGATACTGTGGAG GTCTTACAATCAAGGATGAATCCAACATTTGTGCCATGGAAAGGCGGTGCG ATTCTTGGAGTCCTTGATTTGGGCAGGGATGCTTGGATAAATAGAGAGGATTGGATTCAGAACGGGATTCATGTTGGAAGCAACAGAAAGTACAAGGATTCTTATTACATACAAGCTCAAGCAATGTGTTATTTGAATTCTTGA
- the LOC112711301 gene encoding actin-related protein 9 isoform X3 produces the protein MLMGRVDGHNPHIIRKDLPFSWTNVYEVASMSSALETSSKDVTSESLDPKEDTDSKELRLSERKFREFICGEEALRISPAEPYCLNRPIRRGHLNISQHYSMQQVLEDLHTIWDWILVEKLHIPRNERNMYSAVLVLPETFDNREIKEMLSLVLQGLCFGSAVVHQEGLAAVFGNGLSTACVVNIGAQVTSLICIEDGGALPTTVKTLPFGGEDISRCLLWTQRHHQTWPQIRTDILTKPIDLLMLNQLKETYCEIKEGEHEAVAVVHSYEDRAPAGSHKTRLTALNVPPMGLFYPTLLVPDVYPPPPRTWFNDYEDMLEEPWHMEYTRPDTFYPNVGGGIPMWESYPIFASKPKREEKVGLAEAISNCILSTGRIDIQRKLFCSIQLTGGVALTNGLVSALEERVLHAIPPNEAIDTVEVLQSRMNPTFVPWKGGAILGVLDLGRDAWINREDWIQNGIHVGSNRKYKDSYYIQAQAMCYLNS, from the exons ATGCtg ATGGGACGTGTTGATGGACATAATCCACATATTATTAGGAAAGATTTGCCCTTCTCTTGGACTAATGTATATGAGGTTGCTAGTATGTCTTCAGCTTTAG AGACATCAAGTAAAGATGTGACTAGCGAGTCTTTGGATCCAAAAGAAGATACAGATTCAAAGGAGCTTCGCCTGAGTGAACGAAAATTCAGAGAGTTCATCTGTGGGGAGGAAGCACTAAGAATATCACCAGCAGAACCATATTGTTTAAATCGTCCAATCCGCAGAGGACATTTGAATATTTCCCAACATTATTCCATGCAGCAG GTACTCGAGGATCTGCACACTATATGGGATTGGATTTTAGTAGAGAAACTGCATATTCCTCGTAATGAAAGAAATATGTATTCTGCGGTTCTTGTGTTGCCAGAAACATTTGATAATCGTG aaataaaagaaatgCTATCTTTAGTACTACAAGGTCTTTGTTTCGGCTCAGCAGTGGTGCACCAG GAAGGTCTTGCTGCTGTTTTTGGAAACGGATTATCAACGGCATGTGTTGTAAATATTGGTGCGCAAGTGACATCACTGATATGCATAGAG GATGGAGGTGCACTGCCAACCACTGTAAAAACTTTGCCTTTTGGTGGCGAG GATATATCAAGGTGCCTTCTCTGGACCCAAAGGCACCACCAGACATGGCCTCAAATTCGTACAGATATTTTGACAAAGCCTATAGATCTGTTAATGTTAAATCAACTTAAAGAGACATATTGTGAGATCAAA GAGGGAGAACATGAAGCTGTTGCTGTAGTTCATTCTTACGAGGACAGAGCACCAGCTGGATCTCACAAGACAAGACTTACTGCTCTAAAT GTTCCTCCGATGGGTTTGTTCTATCCTACGCTTCTTGTTCCTGATGTCTATCCTCCTCCACCTCGTACTTG GTTTAATGACTATGAGGATATGCTAGAAGAACCATGGCATATGGAATATACTCGTCCTGATACATTTTATCCCAATGTTGGTGGAGGAATACCAATGTGGGAAAGCTATCCAATTTTCGCAAGTAAgccaaaaagagaagaaaaagtagGCCTTGCGGAGGCTATTTCTAACTGCATTCTCTCAACTG GTCGCATAGACATCCAGAGAAAACTATTCTGTAGCATACAATTG ACTGGTGGAGTGGCTTTGACAAATGGTTTAGTTTCCGCATTAGAAGAAAG AGTCTTACATGCCATTCCTCCAAATGAAGCAATTGATACTGTGGAG GTCTTACAATCAAGGATGAATCCAACATTTGTGCCATGGAAAGGCGGTGCG ATTCTTGGAGTCCTTGATTTGGGCAGGGATGCTTGGATAAATAGAGAGGATTGGATTCAGAACGGGATTCATGTTGGAAGCAACAGAAAGTACAAGGATTCTTATTACATACAAGCTCAAGCAATGTGTTATTTGAATTCTTGA
- the LOC112711301 gene encoding actin-related protein 9 isoform X1, with product MSQDYLKTALPSQIMSERGSNLVVINPGSANVRIGLASQDTPFNIPHCIARHTKQVPRRNVQDQMLNSQITTAQHMEREKAYDVIASILKIPFLDEEAPSNAFPRKMGRVDGHNPHIIRKDLPFSWTNVYEVASMSSALETSSKDVTSESLDPKEDTDSKELRLSERKFREFICGEEALRISPAEPYCLNRPIRRGHLNISQHYSMQQVLEDLHTIWDWILVEKLHIPRNERNMYSAVLVLPETFDNREIKEMLSLVLQGLCFGSAVVHQEGLAAVFGNGLSTACVVNIGAQVTSLICIEDGGALPTTVKTLPFGGEDISRCLLWTQRHHQTWPQIRTDILTKPIDLLMLNQLKETYCEIKEGEHEAVAVVHSYEDRAPAGSHKTRLTALNVPPMGLFYPTLLVPDVYPPPPRTWFNDYEDMLEEPWHMEYTRPDTFYPNVGGGIPMWESYPIFASKPKREEKVGLAEAISNCILSTGRIDIQRKLFCSIQLTGGVALTNGLVSALEERVLHAIPPNEAIDTVEVLQSRMNPTFVPWKGGAILGVLDLGRDAWINREDWIQNGIHVGSNRKYKDSYYIQAQAMCYLNS from the exons ATGTCTCAGGATTATCTTAAAACCGCTCTTCCTTCTCAAATAATGTCTGAAAGAGGTTCCAATCTGGTTGTCATCAACCCAG GCTCTGCAAATGTCAGAATTGGCTTGGCTTCACAGGATACCCCTTTCAATATCCCTCATTGCATTGCTCGCCACACTAAACAAGTTCCTAGGAGGAATGTCCAAGATCAG ATGCTTAATAGTCAGATTACAACTGCACAGCATATGGAAAGGGAGAAGGCTTATGATGTT ATTGCATCAATATTGAAGATACCATTTCTTGATGAAGAAGCACCGAGTAATGCATTCCCTCGTAAG ATGGGACGTGTTGATGGACATAATCCACATATTATTAGGAAAGATTTGCCCTTCTCTTGGACTAATGTATATGAGGTTGCTAGTATGTCTTCAGCTTTAG AGACATCAAGTAAAGATGTGACTAGCGAGTCTTTGGATCCAAAAGAAGATACAGATTCAAAGGAGCTTCGCCTGAGTGAACGAAAATTCAGAGAGTTCATCTGTGGGGAGGAAGCACTAAGAATATCACCAGCAGAACCATATTGTTTAAATCGTCCAATCCGCAGAGGACATTTGAATATTTCCCAACATTATTCCATGCAGCAG GTACTCGAGGATCTGCACACTATATGGGATTGGATTTTAGTAGAGAAACTGCATATTCCTCGTAATGAAAGAAATATGTATTCTGCGGTTCTTGTGTTGCCAGAAACATTTGATAATCGTG aaataaaagaaatgCTATCTTTAGTACTACAAGGTCTTTGTTTCGGCTCAGCAGTGGTGCACCAG GAAGGTCTTGCTGCTGTTTTTGGAAACGGATTATCAACGGCATGTGTTGTAAATATTGGTGCGCAAGTGACATCACTGATATGCATAGAG GATGGAGGTGCACTGCCAACCACTGTAAAAACTTTGCCTTTTGGTGGCGAG GATATATCAAGGTGCCTTCTCTGGACCCAAAGGCACCACCAGACATGGCCTCAAATTCGTACAGATATTTTGACAAAGCCTATAGATCTGTTAATGTTAAATCAACTTAAAGAGACATATTGTGAGATCAAA GAGGGAGAACATGAAGCTGTTGCTGTAGTTCATTCTTACGAGGACAGAGCACCAGCTGGATCTCACAAGACAAGACTTACTGCTCTAAAT GTTCCTCCGATGGGTTTGTTCTATCCTACGCTTCTTGTTCCTGATGTCTATCCTCCTCCACCTCGTACTTG GTTTAATGACTATGAGGATATGCTAGAAGAACCATGGCATATGGAATATACTCGTCCTGATACATTTTATCCCAATGTTGGTGGAGGAATACCAATGTGGGAAAGCTATCCAATTTTCGCAAGTAAgccaaaaagagaagaaaaagtagGCCTTGCGGAGGCTATTTCTAACTGCATTCTCTCAACTG GTCGCATAGACATCCAGAGAAAACTATTCTGTAGCATACAATTG ACTGGTGGAGTGGCTTTGACAAATGGTTTAGTTTCCGCATTAGAAGAAAG AGTCTTACATGCCATTCCTCCAAATGAAGCAATTGATACTGTGGAG GTCTTACAATCAAGGATGAATCCAACATTTGTGCCATGGAAAGGCGGTGCG ATTCTTGGAGTCCTTGATTTGGGCAGGGATGCTTGGATAAATAGAGAGGATTGGATTCAGAACGGGATTCATGTTGGAAGCAACAGAAAGTACAAGGATTCTTATTACATACAAGCTCAAGCAATGTGTTATTTGAATTCTTGA